A stretch of the Fusarium musae strain F31 chromosome 2, whole genome shotgun sequence genome encodes the following:
- a CDS encoding hypothetical protein (antiSMASH:Cluster_2.2): MGPPIVYSESASPETEPNEQILADLAGDEDAESISGDLSTVSITSSILEYRKHYGRTYENIQSTEYWAPNDAQQNHGLDLTHVGLFFTLDEKLFLAPIKEPKRVLDIGTGTGIWAIDFGDEYPEAEVTGTDLSPIQPVVVPPNVKFVIEDCLLDWTWPEDHFDFIHLRAMYGSVPDWVDLYSKAYTHLAPGGWIQDLEMDVKLQSDHVKLPPDHVFNVWADAIYTAGEKMGRPFDVCKGHTMRDNLKAAGFVDIVEKRIKAPMHLWPSDERLKRAGELFLEALEQSIEGEMKDKGNCAWVET; the protein is encoded by the exons ATGGGACCACCTATCGTATACTCCGAGTCCGCGTCGCCTGAAACTGAACCAAACGAGCAAATTCTCGCTGAcctggctggtgatgaggatgcaGAGTCGATTTCTGGTGATTTGTCAACGGTGTCCATAACGAGCAGTATTCTTGAGTACCGGAAACACTATGGGAGGACGTATGAGAATATTCAGTCGACGGAGTATTGGGCGCCTAATGATGCGCAGCAGAACCATGGTCTGGACCTCACCCATGTGGGATTGTTCTTCACTCTCGATGAGAAATTGTTTCTTGCGCCTATAAAAGAACCGAAACGTGTGTTGGATATCGGCACGGGGACGGGGATTTGGGCGATTGACTTTGGAGATGAGTACCCAGAGGCTGAAGTCACAGGCACAGATCTAAGCCCCATCCAACCAGTCGTAGTCCCTCCAAACGTCAAGTTCGTCATTGAAGATTGTCTGCTCGACTGGACGTGGCCTGAAGATCACTTCGACTTTATCCACCTCCGCGCCATGTATGGCAGTGTTCCCGACTGGGTTGATCTGTACAGCAAAGCGTATACACACCTCGCGCCAGGAGGCTGGATCCAAGATCTGGAAATGGACGTCAAGCTCCAATCCGATCACGTCAAGTTACCTCCCGACCATGTCTTCAACGTCTGGGCAGATGCAATCTACACCGCCGGTGAGAAAATGGGCCGTCCATTCGACGTCTGCAAAGGGCACACGATGCGCGATAATCTCAAAGCAGCTGGATTCGTCGACATTGTGGAAAAGAGGATAAAAGCGCCTATGCACTTGTGGCCTAGCGATGAGAGACTAAAACGAGCAGGAGAACTGTTCCTGGAGGCTCTGGAGCAGAGTATTGAGGG GGAGATGAAGGATAAGGGTAACTGTGCTTGGGTTGAGACGTGA
- a CDS encoding hypothetical protein (antiSMASH:Cluster_2.2) → MKFTLFLTATLFTGALATPLAKTVTVRDETLAARRLPAIATPRIGVTVVSKKKKSASRDKRSIGRKDVSVVSLLDRVAEKIKERCGDIEETKVERLSKDKAVYKVVGKMNSIRATLSRTVSIIDRTSTLDLSQDDGQALLNHVYFITKELHSTVKDSVATLGGTGARSMSRATHMLADVLSNIVTLNPDTASDMYRKLSPIFFNMVSSDEKDLHVFIMSSVTEFLSSIKPDDLNSDTACGSEDCSNSPNEDLK, encoded by the exons atgaagttcacACTCTTCCTCACAGCCACGCTCTTCACTGGTGCCTTGGCTACTCCCCTGGCCAAGACAGTCACCGTTCGAGATGAGACACTTGCAGCTCGCCGTCTGCCGGCCATTGCTACACCCCGCATTGGCGTCACTGTAGTctcaaaaaagaagaagtctgCATCTCGCGATAAGCGCTCAATTGGCCGTAAGGATGTGAGCGTGGTCAGCTTACTAGATCGtgttgctgagaagatcaaggagagaTGTGGTGACATCG AGGAAACCAAGGTTGAGAGACTGTCAAAAGACAAGGCTGTGTATAAAGTCGTTGGCAAGATGAACAGCATCAGAGCGACACTCTCCCGAACAGTCTCTATCATAGACAGGACTTCAACTCTTGATCTCTCTCAAGATGATGGCCAAGCTCTACTCAACCATGTCTACTTCATCACAAAGGAGCTGCACAGCACAGTTAAAGACTCCGTCGCTACACTAGGAGGAACAGGAGCTCGCTCCATGTCTCGAGCAACTCACATGCTCGCCGATGTCCTTAGCAACATCGTCACCCTCAACCCAGACACCGCCTCAGACATGTATCGCAAGCTATCAcctatcttcttcaacatggtTTCCAGCGATGAGAAGGACTTGCATGTCTTTATCATGAGCTCAGTGACAGAGTTCTTGTCATCCATCAAGCCTGATGATCTTAACTCAGACACTGCATGCGGTTCTGAAGATTGTTCCAACAGTCCAAACGAAGACTTGAAATAA